One Bdellovibrio bacteriovorus str. Tiberius DNA segment encodes these proteins:
- a CDS encoding Hsp33 family molecular chaperone HslO — protein MSKERVHRFVSKDLTVRIAAVNATEVVRHMQGLQNTYPLATVAVGRSMVGALLMAAQLKDDQMVGLLFRGNGPLGSIYAEASYNGHVRGYTANPQYQPANYDNGLSLKDAIGIGLLSVARHQPFQKQPFQGTVELVSGEIGQDIAHYLHQSHQIRSLVSLGVYLDTYGKVRSAGGVLIEVMPGVDEAVVERIQKNYEDKKPNISQMLLDGATAEQLLAPFMDGIPFEEIEHKPEVEYFCPCTKDRVMRALELLTVEDFEDMIKKAEPVHVTCQVCGRPYEVSIPEVQELKDKLHKESLH, from the coding sequence ATGAGTAAAGAACGAGTTCATCGCTTCGTATCCAAAGATCTGACTGTGCGTATTGCCGCAGTGAATGCGACTGAAGTCGTTCGACACATGCAGGGTCTGCAAAATACCTATCCATTGGCCACGGTGGCTGTGGGTCGCAGCATGGTGGGAGCTCTTTTGATGGCGGCTCAGCTTAAGGACGATCAAATGGTCGGCTTGCTTTTCCGCGGCAACGGCCCGTTGGGAAGCATCTATGCCGAAGCGTCCTACAACGGACACGTGCGTGGTTACACCGCAAACCCGCAATATCAACCAGCTAACTATGACAATGGCTTGTCTTTGAAAGACGCCATCGGTATTGGGCTTTTGAGTGTGGCCCGACATCAGCCATTCCAAAAACAACCATTCCAGGGAACGGTTGAACTGGTCAGCGGAGAAATCGGGCAGGACATCGCCCACTATCTGCACCAGTCCCATCAAATCCGTTCTTTGGTTTCTTTGGGTGTATATCTGGACACTTACGGCAAAGTCCGTTCTGCTGGCGGCGTACTAATTGAAGTCATGCCCGGCGTGGACGAAGCCGTCGTGGAAAGAATCCAGAAAAACTACGAAGACAAAAAACCAAACATTTCCCAAATGCTTTTGGATGGCGCGACTGCCGAACAACTGCTGGCCCCGTTCATGGATGGCATCCCGTTTGAAGAAATCGAACACAAACCCGAAGTTGAATACTTCTGCCCATGCACCAAAGACCGCGTGATGCGCGCTTTGGAACTTTTGACGGTGGAAGACTTTGAAGACATGATCAAAAAAGCCGAACCAGTTCACGTGACTTGTCAGGTTTGTGGTCGTCCTTACGAGGTTTCCATTCCAGAAGTGCAGGAGCTTAAAGACAAGCTTCACAAGGAATCCCTGCACTAG
- the pruA gene encoding L-glutamate gamma-semialdehyde dehydrogenase: MNDIQSQIVSRGEEILKRMESQSKASIFSKDFWYGSIMEWSMKNEKFKTNMFRFVDVLPSINSGDEVARHLKEYFSEDGGTLPPVFNVGLGLGSLAPGLMAGAIKKNVMGMAKMFITGESPDEALPVLKKARKNKMTFTVDILGEATLSEKEAQDYSSKYMELVTWLAKDAEKWDEVPQIDRDHEGALPKVNVSVKMTALYSQIKDAAWDESKKILKERLRSVFRLGMEKGVFVNLDMEQYSVKHLTLEVFTELINEPEFKNYKFFGIVIQAYLRDSFEDVKALTEFAQKRGTPFWVRLVKGAYWDYETIEAEQRGWPVPVYTNKAESDANYELCAKYLLENIKFIRPAFASHNVRTLAACMLYAEKLNIPKEALEFQMLYGMAEPIKKTIVDMGYRMREYAPVGELIPGMAYLVRRLLENTSNESWLRGKFADNKSMAELLKDPAQGLTPTSPIIPKKPGKFYNEPLLDFAVKADREKMQKALAEAKASLPVNVNVVINNKDLQSGKIFDRVNPSQSDQIVGKIQMATTEQAEQAMQAAQTAYKTWKNVPCEQRAALVDKLADIMTRDRFKLIATQVLEVGKPWAEADGDIGEAIDFCRYYARHMRELQKPLRVGGLPGELSHYIYKSRGVTAVIAPWNFPLAILAGMVTAAAVAGNTVVMKPAEQSTVVAWGLMKMIQEAGFPQGVINFLPGYGEEVGEYIVNHKYTTTIAFTGSKAVGLHIMNRAAVVQPGQQHVKRCIIEMGGKNAVIIDNDADLDEAVDGVIYSAFGFSGQKCSAASRVIVLDEVYDRFVDRLVETAKSIEIHPADNPKAYMGPVVDKEAYDRILGTIAEAEKNHKLLFKGSVPGGGFFAPPTIFGEVPGDAKLAQAEIFGPVVAVIRAKNLDQALDIANSTEYALTGGVFSRSPANINRVKEELEVGNLYVNRGITGAMVDRHPFGGFKMSGIGSKTGGPDYLKQYMEPACVTENTLRRGFAPAEE, encoded by the coding sequence ATGAACGACATTCAGTCGCAAATTGTCTCCCGTGGTGAAGAGATTCTGAAACGCATGGAAAGCCAGTCCAAGGCTTCTATTTTCTCCAAAGACTTCTGGTATGGCTCCATCATGGAATGGAGCATGAAAAACGAAAAATTCAAAACCAACATGTTCCGTTTCGTGGACGTGCTTCCATCCATCAACTCAGGGGATGAAGTTGCGCGCCACCTGAAAGAATACTTCTCTGAAGACGGCGGCACGCTGCCTCCGGTATTCAACGTGGGACTTGGTTTGGGTTCTTTGGCTCCGGGCCTGATGGCGGGTGCGATCAAAAAGAACGTTATGGGTATGGCAAAAATGTTCATCACTGGCGAAAGCCCGGATGAAGCGTTGCCGGTACTGAAAAAAGCCCGCAAAAACAAAATGACCTTCACCGTGGACATCCTGGGTGAAGCGACACTTTCTGAAAAAGAAGCGCAGGATTACAGCAGCAAGTATATGGAGCTGGTGACCTGGCTGGCGAAAGACGCTGAAAAGTGGGACGAAGTTCCGCAGATCGATCGCGATCACGAAGGCGCTTTGCCTAAAGTGAATGTGTCCGTGAAGATGACGGCACTTTATTCCCAGATCAAAGATGCGGCTTGGGATGAATCCAAAAAAATCCTGAAAGAACGCCTGCGTTCCGTGTTCCGTCTGGGTATGGAAAAAGGCGTGTTCGTAAATCTGGATATGGAACAGTACTCGGTCAAACACCTGACACTGGAAGTGTTCACAGAGCTGATCAATGAACCTGAATTCAAAAATTACAAGTTCTTCGGTATCGTGATTCAGGCTTACCTGCGCGATTCCTTCGAAGACGTCAAAGCCCTGACAGAGTTCGCGCAAAAACGCGGCACTCCGTTCTGGGTTCGACTTGTTAAGGGTGCTTACTGGGATTACGAAACCATCGAAGCTGAACAGCGTGGATGGCCGGTACCAGTTTACACCAACAAGGCAGAATCCGACGCCAACTACGAGTTGTGCGCGAAGTACCTTCTGGAAAACATCAAATTCATCCGCCCTGCTTTTGCATCCCACAACGTCAGAACTTTGGCAGCGTGCATGCTTTACGCAGAAAAACTGAACATCCCGAAAGAGGCTTTGGAATTCCAAATGCTTTACGGAATGGCAGAACCCATCAAGAAAACCATCGTGGACATGGGCTATCGCATGCGTGAATACGCTCCGGTCGGCGAACTGATCCCGGGCATGGCTTACCTGGTTCGCCGTCTTCTTGAAAACACATCCAATGAATCCTGGCTGCGTGGCAAGTTCGCGGACAACAAATCCATGGCGGAACTTTTGAAAGATCCGGCGCAAGGTTTGACTCCAACGTCCCCGATCATTCCAAAAAAACCAGGCAAGTTCTATAACGAACCACTGTTGGATTTCGCAGTGAAAGCCGATCGTGAAAAAATGCAAAAAGCTCTGGCGGAAGCGAAAGCCTCTTTGCCGGTGAACGTGAACGTTGTGATCAACAACAAGGATCTGCAATCCGGCAAAATCTTTGACCGTGTGAATCCGTCCCAGTCCGATCAGATCGTGGGTAAGATCCAGATGGCAACGACCGAGCAGGCTGAACAGGCCATGCAGGCGGCACAAACCGCTTACAAAACCTGGAAGAACGTTCCGTGTGAACAGCGTGCTGCCCTGGTGGATAAGCTTGCTGACATCATGACCCGTGACCGTTTCAAGCTGATTGCGACGCAAGTCCTTGAAGTTGGAAAACCATGGGCTGAAGCTGATGGCGACATCGGTGAAGCCATCGACTTCTGCCGTTACTATGCCCGTCACATGCGTGAGCTACAAAAACCACTGCGCGTGGGTGGCTTGCCGGGTGAGTTGTCTCACTACATCTACAAATCCCGCGGTGTGACTGCGGTGATTGCTCCTTGGAACTTCCCTCTGGCGATTTTGGCCGGTATGGTGACAGCAGCTGCTGTTGCGGGGAACACCGTGGTGATGAAACCTGCAGAACAATCCACAGTGGTTGCCTGGGGCTTGATGAAAATGATCCAGGAAGCTGGATTCCCACAAGGTGTAATCAACTTCCTGCCGGGTTATGGTGAAGAAGTTGGTGAATACATCGTGAACCACAAGTACACGACGACGATCGCATTCACAGGCTCTAAAGCCGTGGGTCTGCACATCATGAACCGCGCAGCGGTGGTTCAACCAGGCCAGCAGCACGTCAAACGTTGTATCATCGAAATGGGCGGCAAGAACGCCGTGATCATCGATAACGATGCGGATCTGGATGAAGCAGTTGACGGTGTTATCTATTCTGCGTTTGGTTTCAGCGGTCAGAAATGTTCTGCTGCCAGCCGCGTGATCGTGCTTGATGAAGTTTACGACCGTTTCGTGGACCGTCTGGTTGAAACAGCAAAATCCATCGAAATCCACCCTGCTGACAATCCAAAAGCTTACATGGGGCCTGTTGTCGACAAAGAAGCTTACGACCGCATCCTTGGAACGATTGCGGAGGCTGAAAAGAACCACAAACTGCTGTTCAAAGGCTCTGTGCCGGGCGGCGGGTTCTTTGCGCCACCTACTATCTTTGGTGAGGTTCCGGGCGATGCAAAGTTGGCTCAAGCCGAAATCTTCGGTCCGGTTGTGGCTGTGATCCGTGCGAAAAATCTGGATCAGGCTTTGGATATCGCCAACAGCACAGAGTACGCTCTGACTGGTGGTGTGTTCTCCAGAAGCCCGGCCAACATCAACCGTGTGAAAGAGGAACTGGAAGTCGGAAACCTTTACGTGAACCGTGGCATCACGGGCGCGATGGTCGACCGTCATCCATTCGGCGGTTTCAAAATGTCCGGTATCGGTTCCAAAACCGGTGGACCTGATTACTTGAAACAGTACATGGAACCGGCATGCGTGACCGAGAACACTCTTCGTCGCGGCTTTGCTCCAGCGGAAGAATAG
- a CDS encoding sensor histidine kinase has protein sequence MKWLSVFVIVSLVVAVLSFGYEVHRAKDSVRQYVGIWEDDIARAKLFQGDPTLQNKILKQLKEVHTAVVKSEVQNPESLQCLVSTEVPITLNSLPAGKMAVCFGPSELAVKALTSPVFMLGVVLGLILLGFGYRREFLARLHEQKLESELARNKEISEISRQVAHDIRGPLMALTTLSQLSHDMSSEKKELFDHAVARIKGIAEDLLAKGRKQNAGSSVPAVKTSQQDLTTLMDSLLKEYRFSHPSVNFTWHKHIHSDTVKVNLESVKVQRVVSNLLNNALEALPESEASINLTLMERQDHWLLQIMDNGSGIPEDILPKLAQEGVSFGKDNGNGLGLYDAKKTLESVGGDLQIRSRVGVGTQVILRFPKTVEAGLDRAVATHHP, from the coding sequence GTGAAATGGCTGTCGGTCTTTGTGATCGTAAGTCTGGTGGTCGCCGTACTTAGTTTCGGCTACGAAGTTCATCGTGCCAAGGATTCTGTCCGTCAGTATGTTGGGATCTGGGAAGACGACATCGCCCGCGCCAAATTATTCCAAGGCGACCCAACCCTGCAAAATAAGATTCTGAAGCAGCTTAAAGAAGTTCACACCGCTGTTGTGAAAAGTGAAGTTCAGAACCCTGAATCTTTGCAGTGTCTGGTTTCCACTGAAGTTCCAATCACTTTGAATTCTTTGCCGGCCGGTAAAATGGCGGTGTGTTTTGGTCCGTCTGAACTGGCGGTCAAAGCGCTGACTTCACCGGTCTTCATGCTGGGTGTGGTGCTGGGTTTGATCCTGCTGGGCTTTGGCTATCGCCGTGAATTCCTGGCAAGATTGCACGAACAAAAACTTGAATCCGAACTGGCTCGCAATAAGGAAATTTCTGAGATCTCGCGCCAGGTGGCCCATGACATCCGTGGTCCTTTGATGGCTCTGACGACTTTAAGTCAGTTGTCCCATGATATGAGCTCTGAAAAGAAAGAACTGTTTGATCACGCTGTGGCTCGCATCAAGGGCATTGCCGAAGACCTGCTGGCCAAGGGCCGCAAACAAAATGCAGGATCCAGTGTTCCCGCCGTTAAAACATCACAGCAGGATCTGACGACCTTGATGGATTCTTTGTTGAAAGAATATCGTTTCTCGCATCCTTCTGTGAATTTCACATGGCACAAGCACATTCATTCCGATACGGTGAAAGTGAATCTGGAATCCGTGAAAGTCCAGCGTGTGGTCAGCAACCTGCTGAACAATGCCCTGGAAGCGTTGCCGGAATCAGAGGCCTCGATCAATCTGACATTGATGGAGCGTCAGGATCACTGGCTGCTTCAGATCATGGACAATGGCAGTGGCATTCCAGAGGACATTTTGCCAAAACTGGCTCAAGAAGGCGTGAGCTTCGGCAAAGACAACGGCAATGGACTGGGTCTGTATGATGCCAAGAAAACCCTGGAATCTGTGGGCGGTGACCTGCAGATTCGTTCCCGCGTCGGTGTGGGGACCCAGGTGATTCTGCGATTCCCCAAGACGGTCGAGGCGGGGCTTGACCGCGCGGTGGCGACTCATCATCCTTAA
- a CDS encoding phospholipase D-like domain-containing protein, whose product MNKLLGGLALAITLLTSCTGPQRAPSSVMYDDERANRIQEIDVELSRYWNKDWKYNQELFQKGQQNAKFQKDLDHANENWPRVEALLSERNAEISQLSSKLYLREWSGLGPWFEATFRPRLFEKEEVLRIRSMDDFKFGSSHQGSFPIEHQFYGTYILRFENDIPVPDSPFREEKNTRKKFLKARLECDGDIIHPGGWIFSSEQQSRVYEFNWYYNQENGQRVRVKFTPRVNYCRLSFYDPEKSKTWTNGVQLVDLGRASKEWIKLTNQIDICARPDGNFGNDATAFFWKQDFNYTTCPQTFDKLVNLRDPYVSINQKILALTGSPLSRKDFNNKNPLAELDFSKAPKFDIIWVSSLNFSADFYGMVLSSALRYHGQQGTQIRILVPEVTMTKKDKAILDRLQQGLPNIKVQYYKYVLSDENNGGWFDKFHRVNHTKLIIGHSSTNTKDSFLITGGRNIRDSYIFSDTPFYKAYKYLKNYGDGEEAYVYYDDFEIEIRGYAFVKSVMAQMLAFWMRDPETQRHRSTNINVPKEATADQVTRLRSLPYAAPLVRHITSMPYFDGYQLEKFYIDMIDSAQSELLLTTPYFRPSVAISAALDRAVQRKVKVKIITRIHLAGDGTPKIAEDVNKQGINRHLKNVEIFEWTQPNSIMHSKILVIDKKLSFISSVNMNRRSFIHDTESGVLILHGPTALEMRKEALDYISKGRRITAQEKIGWINSTLIDWGDSLF is encoded by the coding sequence ATGAATAAGCTCTTGGGAGGCCTTGCACTGGCCATAACATTACTGACTTCATGCACGGGCCCGCAGCGCGCACCGAGCTCTGTTATGTATGACGATGAACGCGCCAACCGCATTCAGGAAATCGACGTCGAGCTTTCCCGTTATTGGAACAAGGACTGGAAATACAACCAGGAACTTTTCCAAAAAGGCCAGCAAAACGCGAAATTCCAAAAAGACCTCGATCACGCCAATGAAAACTGGCCCCGCGTAGAAGCCTTGCTCAGTGAACGCAACGCCGAAATCAGCCAGCTGTCCTCAAAACTTTATCTGCGTGAATGGTCCGGCCTGGGTCCGTGGTTTGAAGCCACCTTCCGCCCGCGTCTGTTTGAAAAAGAAGAGGTTCTAAGAATCCGTTCGATGGATGATTTTAAGTTCGGATCATCACATCAAGGATCATTTCCCATCGAACATCAGTTTTATGGCACCTATATCTTGCGTTTTGAAAATGATATTCCCGTACCGGACTCTCCTTTCCGCGAAGAAAAAAACACACGAAAGAAGTTTCTGAAGGCACGCCTTGAATGCGATGGTGACATCATTCACCCGGGAGGCTGGATCTTTTCAAGTGAACAGCAAAGCCGCGTCTATGAATTCAACTGGTACTACAATCAGGAAAACGGCCAGAGGGTACGGGTGAAGTTCACTCCCCGAGTAAACTATTGCCGACTGTCCTTCTACGATCCAGAAAAATCAAAAACGTGGACCAACGGTGTACAACTGGTGGATCTGGGGCGCGCCTCTAAAGAGTGGATCAAACTGACAAATCAGATCGACATCTGTGCTCGTCCCGACGGAAACTTCGGTAACGACGCGACCGCGTTCTTCTGGAAGCAGGATTTCAACTATACAACCTGCCCGCAGACTTTCGATAAACTTGTGAACTTGCGTGATCCCTATGTGTCGATCAATCAAAAGATCCTGGCACTGACCGGCTCCCCGCTGAGCCGCAAGGACTTCAACAACAAGAACCCGTTGGCAGAGCTGGATTTTTCGAAAGCTCCGAAGTTTGACATCATCTGGGTTTCTTCTTTGAATTTCTCGGCGGATTTCTATGGCATGGTGCTGTCCAGCGCTCTACGCTATCACGGGCAGCAAGGAACACAAATTCGCATTCTGGTTCCTGAAGTGACCATGACTAAAAAAGACAAAGCGATTCTGGATCGCTTGCAACAGGGCCTTCCGAACATCAAAGTGCAGTATTATAAATATGTACTGTCTGATGAAAACAACGGCGGCTGGTTTGACAAGTTCCACCGTGTGAATCACACGAAACTGATCATTGGTCATTCCAGCACCAACACCAAAGACAGCTTCCTGATCACCGGTGGTCGCAACATTCGTGATTCCTATATCTTCAGCGACACGCCTTTCTATAAGGCCTACAAATACCTGAAGAACTACGGCGACGGCGAAGAGGCTTATGTTTACTATGACGATTTCGAAATCGAAATCCGCGGTTATGCATTCGTAAAATCCGTGATGGCCCAGATGCTGGCCTTCTGGATGCGTGATCCAGAAACCCAGCGCCACCGATCCACAAACATCAACGTGCCTAAAGAAGCCACCGCAGATCAGGTCACGCGCCTGCGCTCACTTCCTTATGCCGCACCTCTGGTTCGACACATCACTTCGATGCCTTACTTTGACGGCTATCAGCTGGAAAAATTCTATATCGACATGATTGATTCAGCCCAGTCTGAACTGCTGTTGACCACGCCCTACTTCCGCCCGTCCGTGGCAATCAGCGCAGCGTTGGACCGCGCCGTTCAACGCAAAGTAAAAGTAAAGATCATCACCCGTATTCATCTGGCGGGCGATGGCACACCAAAGATCGCCGAAGACGTGAACAAACAAGGCATCAACCGCCATTTGAAAAACGTGGAAATCTTCGAGTGGACTCAGCCAAATTCGATCATGCACTCGAAAATCCTGGTGATCGACAAAAAGCTAAGCTTCATCAGCAGCGTCAACATGAACCGCCGAAGCTTCATTCACGACACCGAAAGCGGAGTGTTGATTTTGCATGGCCCCACCGCACTAGAAATGCGCAAAGAAGCCCTGGACTATATCAGTAAAGGCCGAAGAATCACGGCCCAGGAAAAGATTGGGTGGATCAACTCCACGCTCATCGACTGGGGAGATTCGCTCTTCTAA
- a CDS encoding fumarylacetoacetate hydrolase family protein: MIRNIWAVGRNYAEHAKELGNEVPTEPMIFLKAGSTATLAAKELVVPAWMKEVHHEVELALQFDENLQIDEACIALDLTDRDKQNQLKSKGHPWTLAKSFKGATPLSAFFPVDDLEELKNLEIILKINGETRQMGNTNLMIFGFEQLIEFVRQHFPVEPGDLLLTGTPAGVGPIRRGDNLEAEIVGKMKHQWLAR; the protein is encoded by the coding sequence ATGATTCGCAATATCTGGGCTGTCGGCCGCAACTATGCTGAACACGCCAAAGAACTGGGTAACGAAGTTCCGACTGAACCGATGATCTTTTTGAAAGCCGGAAGCACCGCCACTTTGGCCGCCAAAGAATTGGTCGTTCCCGCCTGGATGAAAGAGGTTCATCACGAGGTGGAACTGGCGTTGCAGTTTGATGAAAACCTGCAAATCGATGAAGCTTGCATCGCTCTGGATCTGACCGACCGGGACAAGCAAAATCAGTTGAAATCCAAGGGACACCCTTGGACTTTGGCGAAAAGCTTCAAAGGGGCGACTCCCCTTTCGGCGTTCTTTCCGGTGGATGATCTGGAAGAGCTAAAGAACCTTGAAATTATTCTAAAAATCAACGGCGAAACCCGTCAGATGGGGAACACCAACCTGATGATTTTCGGGTTTGAACAATTGATCGAATTCGTGCGTCAGCACTTCCCGGTCGAACCCGGTGACCTGCTTTTGACCGGCACTCCGGCCGGGGTCGGCCCTATTCGCCGTGGCGACAATCTGGAAGCCGAAATCGTGGGAAAAATGAAACACCAATGGCTGGCTCGCTAG
- a CDS encoding phosphoglycerate mutase family protein, which yields MKIYVFRHAQKAMDFSGDPDLTAEGHAQASKLLDKVLKEELPRPTELWVSPKKRTHSTFRPLSQHLGLPLITQDALLEQKGDETLSDFRNRISKLLENAATKSEATIFMCSHYDWVVEAMGVAPADKDLSSDADFSHWSPCQHVGFHVNSDGVFEFIELKRIQL from the coding sequence ATGAAGATCTACGTCTTTAGACACGCCCAGAAAGCCATGGATTTTTCCGGAGACCCCGATCTCACGGCCGAGGGACATGCTCAAGCCTCCAAACTGCTCGACAAGGTGCTTAAAGAGGAATTACCGCGTCCTACGGAGCTTTGGGTTTCCCCTAAAAAGCGCACCCACAGCACCTTCCGTCCCCTATCCCAACATCTGGGCCTGCCCCTGATCACTCAGGACGCACTGCTAGAACAAAAAGGCGACGAAACCCTGAGTGATTTTCGCAACCGCATCAGCAAGCTTCTGGAAAATGCCGCCACCAAATCTGAGGCGACCATTTTCATGTGCTCCCACTATGACTGGGTGGTTGAAGCCATGGGTGTGGCACCGGCTGACAAGGATCTTTCTTCGGATGCTGATTTTTCCCATTGGAGTCCCTGCCAGCACGTTGGTTTTCATGTGAATTCCGACGGCGTTTTTGAATTCATCGAACTGAAAAGGATTCAACTATGA